The following coding sequences are from one Oncorhynchus gorbuscha isolate QuinsamMale2020 ecotype Even-year unplaced genomic scaffold, OgorEven_v1.0 Un_scaffold_6836, whole genome shotgun sequence window:
- the LOC124029565 gene encoding isoleucine--tRNA ligase, cytoplasmic-like, giving the protein MAELEALTGVKVTDLHRESIDQLTIPSRCGKGVLRRVTEVFDCWFESGSMPYAQAHYPFENRKEFEDTFPADFIAEGIDQTRGWFYTLLVLS; this is encoded by the exons ATGGCTGAGCTGGAGGCGTTGACAGGAGTGAAAGTAACTGATCTGCATCGGGAGAG CATTGACCAGTTGACTATCCCGTCCCGCTGTGGTAAAGGCGTGTTGCGCAGGGTCACTGAGGTGTTTGACTGCTGGTTTGAGTCGGGCAGCATGCCCTACGCCCAGGCCCACTACCCCTTTGAGAACAGGAAGGAGTTCGAAGACACCTTCCCCGCTGACTTCATTGCTGAGGGCATCGACCAGACCAGAGGATG